Genomic DNA from Acidimicrobiales bacterium:
TCGCGAGCGCCGTAGACGAGCTGGCCGAGCCCGCCGGGCAGGACGAGCAGGATGATCAGGAGGCCGAAGCCGGTGGTGAGCAACCGCAGGGTCGGTGAGGCCACGGCGTAGGTGAGCACCGAGAACCACGCCACCCCGAGCAGCACCCCGGCCATCGAGCCCAGCCCACCGAAGACGACGATGCTGAACAGGGCGATGCTCTCCGCCGGCTGCAGCTGGCTGCGGATCATGTTGTGCTGGTGCAGGGCGAACAGCCCGCCGGCGAGGGCGGCGAAGAAGCCCGACAGGGCGAAGCCGGTGAGGCGGGCACGGATGAGGTTGACGCCGAACGCCTGCGCCGCCCGCTCGTTCTCCCGGGTGGCGACGAGGACCCGCCCCGTGCGGCTCCGGCGCAGCGACCGCACCGAGAGCATGACGAGGCCGAGGAGCGCCAGCACCACGTAGTAGTACGTCGTCTCCGACTCCAGGTCGTAGCGGCCGAAGAGGTCGGGCCGGAGGATCCGCTGGAACGGGTCGGGGACGTACCAGGCGAAGAACGAGAACTCCTGGTTCAAGAAGAACGACGAGCTGGCGAGGGCGAACCCGAAGGTGGCCACGGCGAGGAAGGGACCGCGGATGCGCAGGGCGGGCAACCCGATGACGATGGAGACGGCCGCCCCGGCCAGGCCGGCGAGGCCGAGGGCCACGAAGAAGTTGCCCCCACCTTGTGCCACGGTGCCGGCCACCGCGGCCCCAAAGCCGGCGAAGGCCCATTGCCCGAGGCTGATCTCGCCGGCCCACCCGGTGAGGATGAGCAGGGAGATGGCCAGGATGCCGAGGATCAGGGCGTAGGACATCAGGTTCACCGTCCCGGGTCCGAAGCCGAGCGGGAGCACGATCAGGACCGCGATCACGAGGGCGCGCATCCCGAAGGACCCCCAGCGGACCTCGGGCAGCCGGATCAGCTCGGGGGGGATGGGGCGGATCTCCCCGATGGCCTGCCACGACGACTGGCCTCGCTCGACAGCGCGGGAGATGTCGCCCCGACGCTGGAAGAGGAGCGCCGCCACGATGACGAAGAAGAGGACGACGTCGGCGATGAGGGTGCGGCCGGTCGACCACACCACCGCCTGCTCGACCATGCCCAGCACGATGGCGGCGGCGAAGGTGACGGGCAGGTTCTGCATGCGTCCGATGACCGCCGCCGCCAGCGCTCGCAGGAGGAGGCCGGGGCCGAGCACGGTGCCGATCGACACGCCCACGATCGGGGCCCGCAGGAGGGCGGCCACCCCGGAGAGGGCGGCGGCGAGGATCCAGACGTAGGTGCCGATCCGCTTCACCGGGATGCCGAGGAGCAGCGCCCGGTCGGACGACTCAGCCGATGCCCGGACCGCCATGCCCAAGCGGCTGAACCGGAAGAACGCACCCAGGCCCACCACCACCAGCGGCACCACGAGGATGGCGAAGACCTCGTTCCCGCGGAACACCACCGGGTCCCAGGCGAAGGAGAAGTCGAGCGGGGTCGGGAAGTCCTGGGGCGCCAGGCTGAAGCCGAAGAGCACCGGAACGCCGAGCTGCCCGGCGGCGAGCAGCTGGGCGATCCCGATGGTGGCGACGGTGAGGATGAGCCGTGGTGCCTTGGCGAAGCGCCGCACGAAGACGATCTCCACCAGCGCCCCGATGAGCAGGGCGGCGATCAGCCCGAGCAGCACGGCGGGGAAGAAGCCGATCCGCGGTCCGCCGATCAGGGAGACGGCCAGGACACCTGCGAGGGCTCCCAGGTCGCCCTGGGCGAAGTTGATGATCCGGTTGGCCCGGTAGATCAGCACCAGGCCCATGGCGGTGAGCGCCGAGAGCGAGCCGAGCACGGCGCCGAGGAAGAGGATGGCGGGCGGCGCCGGGAAGACGAAGCCGACGAAGATGAGGAACGAGAGGACGCCGGCGAAGGCCGTCATCCCCACCTTCGCGTCCGGATGGCGGACCGCGGCGTCGACCGCCGCCGCCACGCCTGCCGACCTGCGCTTCTCCACCCTGGTCCCCCTGGTGCCGACGAGCACCGCCACCAGGGCGGTCCACCTCGGGGTTTCGGCGTGACCGCCGCAGGTTCCTGCTCGGCGCGAGAAAATAATTCTCCTGTCCGGCAGGTAACCCGCCACGAGACAGCGAAACTTGCCTGCAACGACGCTGGGGAGCCGAGATGAACCTGACCATGCGTGAGATCTTCGACCGCTACGGGCCGGCCATTGCCGTGGTGGCCGTACTGGTGCTGCTGGTGGTGCTGGCGCCCGCCGACGGCCCCGGCAGCCAGGACGTTGCCGCCACCGGTGACAGCTTCGACGGGACCGACGCAGCGGGTGGTCGTGGCGGCAGCGACACGAGCACCGGCTTCGGGACCGACGACACCTCCGACGTCGGCGGCTCCGGCGAGTTCGGCGGGGGTGGTGGTACCTCGGGAACGGGTGGAACGGGCAGCTCGACCGGCGGCAACAGCGGGGCCGGCGGTCCCGGAACCAGCGGCAGCGGCACCGCAGGTCCCGGTGGCGGTGCACCTCCGGCCAACACGGTGTGCCGAGAGGACGGCGCCATGCCGTCGTTCTCGTTCTACGCCCCGCCCTGCGTCCCCATCTTCAGTGGCGACAACGGCGGCGCCACCCACAAGGGCGTGACCGCCGACGAGATCAGGCTCGTCTACTACTTCCCGAACTCGAGCGCCGCCACCGAGGCCACCCTCAGGGCCATCGGGGCCGACGACCCACGACCCCAGACCATGGAGACGGCGCGGGCGCTCACCCAGTACTTCAACCAGCACTACGAGACCTATGGGCGAGACGTCAAGGTCGCCTTCTTCGAGTCGAGCGCCGCCACCGACGACGAGGCCGCCCTGCGGGCCGACGCGGTGAAGATCGACAACGACCTCAAGCCCTTCGCCGTCATCGGCGCCGCCTCCGTCACCGCCACCGAGCTGGCGGCACGGGGGATCATCTGCGTCTGCACCACCAGCGAGCCCGCGGGCTTCTACCAGCAGAACGCACCGCACGTGTACTCGATCCTGCCGCAGCTGGAGGAGTACTACCAGCAGATGGCGGAGTACATCGGCAAGCGCCTGGCCGGCAAGCCCGCCGCGCACACTGGCACCGTCGCCGGCGTGCCCACCGATCAGCGCAGGTTCGGCCTCATCTACATCGAGGGCGTGGGCAACCGCCTCAACCCCCGAGCCAAGGACGCGGTCGCCTACTACGAGAAGGAGCTGGCCCGCTACGGCGTGAAGCTCGCGGCCAAGGTGGCCTACACCTACGACGCCGCCCAGGGGCAGTCCCAGGCCACCAACCTCATCGCCCAGATGAAGGCCGCCGGGGTCAACAACATCGCGTGCGTCTGCGACCCGATCTACCCGATCTTCCTCACCAAGGCGGCGACCCAGAACCAGTACTTCCCCGAGTGGTTCATCACCGGCACCGCCCTCACCGACACCACCTTCTTCGGTCGGACGTACGACCAGGCCCAGTGGGCCAACGCCTTCGGGATCAGCCCCCTCCCGGTGCCGGCGGCGAACCTGCAGGACACCGCCCCCTACCAGGAGTTCCACCACGCTCGACCCAACGCCAACGACGGCGACGAGGGCACCCAGATCCTGGTGCGGGAGCCGGCGTTCAGCCTCCTCTTCAGCGGCATCCACCGAGCGGGCCCCAACCTGAAGCCCGCGACCATGGCCCAAGGCTTCTGGGATGCGCCGTTCCTGGCCGGGCCGGTGGGGACGGTCGGCATCAAGCTGACCCCCAACAGCTACTCGGTGATCGCCGACTTCACCGAGGTCTTCTGGGACTCCAGCGGGCGCGGGCGCGACGAGGTCGGCAACGAGGGCGCCGGGCGGATGCTCAAGGTCGACGGAGCCAAGCGCTACACGCCGGGCGAGTGGCCCGCCGGCGACCCCAAGGTCTTCCAGAGTGCAGGCACCGTGTACAGCGTGGACGGCAAGACCTACTTCGACCACGCCGGCGACGGCCACACCCACGACCCCAAGCAGCGCTGCCGGTCCTGCCGCTGAGGCGCCGAAGCCCGGTCGTCAGGTGGAGTCGAGCACGGCCGTGAGCATGCGCGCGATCCTCGGGCCGAAGGATGGGCGCCTCGCCCGCCTGCCGTAGGGTCTCGACCATGCCGACCTCACCGCTGCTCCGTCGTCGCGCCCGCCCCGTGGCCGGGCTGCTCGTCCTGTCCCTCGTCCTCGCCGCCTGCGGGAGTGACGACGGCGACGACACCACCACGGCCACCGACGAGACCACCACCACCGTCGACGGGACCACCACGTCGGACGGCGACGGTGTCGGGCCCGGCGTCGCCGCCGAGGTCAACCTCCAGCTGGCCGACCTTCCCGAGGGCTGGGTCGCTGGCCCAACGGCGGAGGACGACGACGACGACGTCCTCGGCGAGTGCCTCGGCCTCGATCTCGACGAGATCGAGGAGCGCCAGGTGGACGAGGCCGACTCGCCGGAGTTCTCCAACCCCGAGGCCCTCAAGCAGACCGTGTCGTCGGGCACCAGCATCTACGACGACGAGGAGGTGCCCGCAGAGATCTTCGACCGGCTGCGCGCCGAGGAGACCATCCCCTGCCTGCGGGCAGCGTTCGAGGAGAGGTTCACCTCGGACGAGGAGCTCGAGGGCGTCGACGTCAGGTTCGAGGAGATCGTCTTCGTGGACGACTTCCCCACCTTCGGCGACGAGAGCCTCCTGCTCACCATCGCGATCGTCCTCAGCGCCGAGAGCCAGGAGTTCTCCGCCCACCTCGACTTCGTGTTCCTCCGCACCGCCGAGGTGGCCTCGTTCGTCTATGCGCTGAACCTGGGTGAGCCGACCGACCCCGGCCTCGTCACCGACCTCGCCGACGCCGTCGCCGCCCGGCAGGCTGCCTCCGTCTGACGCCGACCTCCCGCGTCAGCTGCCTGCTTCGCCGAGAGGTACGCCCTCGAGGTGGGCGGCGTCGTTGAAGCGCAGGAGCCGCCACGCCCGGCCGCCGGGCTCGCCGTCATCAGCGTCGGTCATGGCCCACTCGGTGACCGACGAGTTGGTGACCAGCCAGCTGCGAGGACCGGTGACCGGCAGCCCGAGCAGGTGGTGCATCGACCCGTCGATGATCCCGCCGTGGCACGCGACCACGACCGTGCGGCCGTGGTGCAGCCGGGCCACGGTGTCGAGGGCGCTGGCGACTCGCTGCTGGAACGAGACCCAGCTCTCGGCGCCGGGGGCCATGGGTCGGTGCGGGTCGTACGACCAGCCGTCGGGCCGGTAGCGCGCTCGGAACTCCTCCCAGGTGATGGCGTCGGACTCGCCCGGGAAAAGCTCGCAGAGGTCTTCTCGCTGTTCGACGGGGAGCCCACCGAGCGCCGGTGCCAGCAGCTCGGCGGTCTCGACCGCACGGGGCAGCGTCGACGAGAGCAACACGTCGGCACCAGGCGGGTGCCGCTCCCAACGATGGCGCAGCGCCGCCACCTGCGCCCGCCCAAGCGCCGACAGGCCCGAGCACCCCTTCGGCCCCCCGACGACGCCCGCGGCCTGGACCTCGGACTCGCCGTGGCGGAGGAGGAGCAGCCGGGTGGTCAGGCCAGCACCTCGACGAAGCGCTCCAGCTGTCGCAGGTTGCGGCACTCGTAGACGCCGTCGCAGTGGGCGCCGTACTCCCCCACGATCGAGTCGCCGGTGTCCCAGTAGGACCTCGGCTCGGGGTTGAGCCAGTACAGGTGGCGGGCCTTGTGGGCCATCTCCTTGAGCACCCACGACGCCGAAGCGTGGTAGTTGTTCCGGGCGTCGCCGAGGAGCAGCACCGTGGTGCGGGAGCCCACGTCGTGGCCGTAGCGCTCCCAGAAGACCTCGAGGGCGTGGCCGTAGTCGGAGTGCCCATCGACCCAGATCACGTCGGCCTCGGTGTTCACCCGGTGGACGGCCTCGTTGATGTCCTCCACCCCTTCGAAGTAGCTGGTGACCTCGTCGATCCCGTCGATGAACACGAACGAGCGCACCTTCGAGAACTGGCCACTGATGGCGTAGACGAGCTGGAGGGTGAAGCGGGCGAAGGCGGCGACCGATCCGGAGATGTCTGCCACCACGAAGATCTCGGGCTTCGCGGGGCGGGGGTACTTGAACTTCGGCTCGGCCGGGACCCCGCCGTACGACAGCGAGTGCCGCACGGTGCTGCGGAAGTCGAGGGGGCCCTTGCGACCGTGGCG
This window encodes:
- a CDS encoding histidine phosphatase family protein, whose product is MPQPATAGALRRGAGLTTRLLLLRHGESEVQAAGVVGGPKGCSGLSALGRAQVAALRHRWERHPPGADVLLSSTLPRAVETAELLAPALGGLPVEQREDLCELFPGESDAITWEEFRARYRPDGWSYDPHRPMAPGAESWVSFQQRVASALDTVARLHHGRTVVVACHGGIIDGSMHHLLGLPVTGPRSWLVTNSSVTEWAMTDADDGEPGGRAWRLLRFNDAAHLEGVPLGEAGS
- a CDS encoding ABC transporter permease codes for the protein MEKRRSAGVAAAVDAAVRHPDAKVGMTAFAGVLSFLIFVGFVFPAPPAILFLGAVLGSLSALTAMGLVLIYRANRIINFAQGDLGALAGVLAVSLIGGPRIGFFPAVLLGLIAALLIGALVEIVFVRRFAKAPRLILTVATIGIAQLLAAGQLGVPVLFGFSLAPQDFPTPLDFSFAWDPVVFRGNEVFAILVVPLVVVGLGAFFRFSRLGMAVRASAESSDRALLLGIPVKRIGTYVWILAAALSGVAALLRAPIVGVSIGTVLGPGLLLRALAAAVIGRMQNLPVTFAAAIVLGMVEQAVVWSTGRTLIADVVLFFVIVAALLFQRRGDISRAVERGQSSWQAIGEIRPIPPELIRLPEVRWGSFGMRALVIAVLIVLPLGFGPGTVNLMSYALILGILAISLLILTGWAGEISLGQWAFAGFGAAVAGTVAQGGGNFFVALGLAGLAGAAVSIVIGLPALRIRGPFLAVATFGFALASSSFFLNQEFSFFAWYVPDPFQRILRPDLFGRYDLESETTYYYVVLALLGLVMLSVRSLRRSRTGRVLVATRENERAAQAFGVNLIRARLTGFALSGFFAALAGGLFALHQHNMIRSQLQPAESIALFSIVVFGGLGSMAGVLLGVAWFSVLTYAVASPTLRLLTTGFGLLIILLVLPGGLGQLVYGARDSVLRRVARRRGLVVPSLIADVREDDVDAATAAAAEEAHIPELADDPDDRAEVPVP